A single region of the Pseudomonas sp. VD-NE ins genome encodes:
- a CDS encoding DUF2931 family protein, protein MKVLVTLLCALFMTACQSADPLSAKNDPKSESWELAFTEPYYMKVWVEDSAVEDINGKLFKRTGSGTAAGGEPEDGKESARGWHALGGAAKAVIGADLPKRIYVRWQSIVEPQTYQVWVDVPEEARNLMVKSVNQRCPEAPEQQASYSASIYLGLAPRGVVQVFVRDSCHRPVKVARAQAEIEPLGPSQGKNEGRYAYPVSEKAKRYIDKYGIPYGSW, encoded by the coding sequence ATGAAAGTTCTTGTGACCCTGCTGTGCGCGCTATTCATGACTGCCTGTCAATCTGCTGATCCGTTGTCGGCGAAGAACGACCCCAAATCCGAATCTTGGGAGCTTGCGTTCACCGAGCCCTATTACATGAAAGTGTGGGTTGAGGACAGCGCCGTAGAAGACATCAACGGCAAGCTATTCAAGCGCACGGGATCCGGAACAGCCGCAGGCGGGGAGCCTGAAGACGGAAAAGAATCCGCTCGGGGCTGGCATGCTTTAGGTGGTGCTGCAAAAGCAGTTATTGGTGCTGATCTTCCCAAGCGCATTTACGTGCGCTGGCAATCAATTGTCGAGCCACAGACATATCAGGTTTGGGTTGATGTGCCCGAAGAGGCGAGGAACCTGATGGTGAAGTCGGTTAATCAGCGGTGTCCGGAAGCTCCGGAACAGCAGGCTAGCTACAGCGCTTCTATCTATTTGGGTCTGGCCCCTAGAGGCGTTGTGCAGGTTTTTGTCAGAGACTCTTGCCACCGTCCTGTCAAGGTGGCCAGAGCTCAGGCTGAGATTGAGCCGTTGGGACCGAGCCAAGGAAAGAACGAAGGGCGTTACGCTTATCCGGTGAGTGAGAAGGCGAAGCGGTATATCGATAAATACGGTATTCCTTACGGAAGTTGGTAA
- a CDS encoding DUF2997 domain-containing protein — protein MSHCTTFEFSYVDEETIAKAFGKMGIIPTTGLVSIFSSDFSKRVLSKIGYMGTQQFRAICGQTADDFNLFVCQVEAGSYKLLIERGTASAGDEALMAELALSFQKAYISVVIDGTIKRIEASGVPARVRESPQGFEVEFGPHYEYSIHVTFTGDEITEEVRGVKGDICTRLTEELETLLSRPTAELVTEWKPEYTVVHEEQTLQILSANF, from the coding sequence ATGTCGCATTGCACAACGTTTGAATTTTCTTATGTCGATGAAGAAACCATCGCCAAAGCGTTCGGTAAGATGGGCATCATCCCGACGACGGGGCTTGTTTCAATATTCTCCAGTGACTTCAGTAAAAGGGTTTTAAGCAAAATAGGCTATATGGGCACGCAGCAATTTAGAGCTATTTGTGGCCAGACGGCGGATGATTTCAACCTGTTTGTCTGCCAGGTTGAGGCGGGCTCTTACAAACTTCTGATCGAACGCGGAACTGCGTCAGCTGGCGATGAAGCATTAATGGCTGAATTGGCTTTGAGCTTTCAAAAAGCTTATATCAGCGTGGTCATTGATGGGACCATCAAACGCATAGAGGCGTCAGGTGTACCAGCCAGAGTGAGAGAAAGTCCTCAAGGATTTGAGGTGGAATTTGGACCTCACTACGAATACAGCATTCATGTCACTTTCACCGGCGATGAAATTACGGAGGAAGTGCGTGGCGTGAAAGGCGACATTTGCACACGACTTACTGAAGAACTTGAGACTCTACTTTCCAGGCCTACTGCAGAACTTGTCACCGAGTGGAAGCCGGAATACACCGTAGTCCATGAAGAGCAAACCCTTCAAATTCTCAGTGCGAATTTCTAA
- a CDS encoding 4Fe-4S single cluster domain-containing protein, with amino-acid sequence MEINVHHMELSTVNGPGLRLTLWVQGCGLNCKGCFNQATHASEVSTLMSVHELAQKINALDVAGVTLSGGEPLDQAPALEQLIRAVNAEKNWILYTGYTPKEIFQNESMIRVVKAVDLTLAGRYRHNAIHPYQHKQIIKTSDRVDIDFFRTRRFVEFVVSSHDVTKTGLPMHV; translated from the coding sequence ATGGAAATCAATGTGCACCACATGGAGTTGAGCACTGTTAACGGCCCCGGATTACGCTTGACACTATGGGTGCAGGGCTGTGGGCTTAACTGCAAAGGTTGCTTCAACCAAGCGACCCACGCTTCTGAAGTGAGTACGCTGATGTCTGTTCATGAACTGGCACAGAAGATAAACGCTCTAGATGTCGCTGGGGTTACCCTCTCCGGTGGAGAGCCGCTCGACCAGGCACCAGCCTTGGAGCAATTAATACGTGCTGTCAATGCCGAGAAAAACTGGATTCTCTACACCGGCTATACGCCAAAAGAGATATTTCAGAACGAATCCATGATTCGAGTTGTTAAAGCCGTAGACTTGACGCTGGCCGGTCGCTATCGACATAACGCTATACATCCCTATCAACACAAACAGATAATCAAAACCAGCGACAGAGTCGATATTGACTTTTTCCGCACTAGAAGATTTGTCGAATTCGTTGTTTCAAGTCACGATGTTACCAAAACCGGTCTTCCGATGCATGTATAA
- a CDS encoding AAA family ATPase — MNRTKQLTDYLKARYAVLVIETFEEERALNEISDIAKSLSHRLFVWNSTLGVQTNGVVAGDKTFDLKMALDFCEEKAKEEGSKNIFVFCDAHNYLSSSSNPVYRRRLRDLAINIRSRGYRSNCIVVAPSFEIANDLQKEITLVDFPLPSRDEVKLQINNFVNSWQGNSSVKIDLSSDTKEKLVDAALGLTGLEIDNTLSRSLVSSLSLDETTVKDLLSEKRQIIRKTGILEYVDSRVSLEDVGGLATLKKWLHLRSQCFGQAAQEFGVGTPKGLLLTGVPGCGKSLTAKCVASSWNMPLLRLDMGKIFQGVVGSSESNIRSALRTAEAISPCILWIDEIEKGLSGSSGGASDGGTATRVFGTLLTWMQEKTAPVFVFATANNINSLPPELLRKGRFDEIFFVDFPSTVERKKILEIHLKKSKRDPAKFDLDRLSALGGESNFGQDIVLSGAEIEAWVGDSLIEAFSRRMNGSDDASDLTMDDFETTISRLVPMSKMRKDEFTKLRDWANQNAISASAMVAGQNATETPIGGRQIDF; from the coding sequence ATGAACCGTACCAAGCAGTTAACAGATTACCTCAAAGCGCGTTATGCGGTCCTGGTCATTGAGACGTTCGAGGAAGAGCGTGCACTCAATGAGATCTCTGACATCGCCAAGTCGCTTAGCCATCGTTTGTTCGTTTGGAACTCGACGCTAGGAGTACAGACCAACGGCGTCGTTGCTGGGGATAAAACCTTTGACTTGAAAATGGCTCTGGATTTTTGCGAAGAAAAGGCAAAAGAGGAGGGCAGCAAAAACATCTTCGTTTTTTGTGATGCTCATAACTATCTTTCCTCAAGCTCAAATCCTGTCTATCGTCGTCGACTTAGAGATTTAGCCATCAATATCCGCTCGCGTGGATATCGCAGTAATTGCATTGTCGTGGCACCCAGCTTTGAAATTGCCAATGATCTTCAGAAGGAAATCACACTGGTTGATTTCCCATTGCCGTCAAGAGATGAAGTCAAACTTCAGATCAATAATTTCGTAAACTCCTGGCAGGGCAACAGCAGCGTTAAGATTGATCTTTCCAGCGATACTAAAGAAAAGCTGGTTGATGCTGCTTTGGGTCTTACCGGGTTAGAGATCGACAATACTTTGTCTCGTTCGTTGGTTTCCAGTCTGAGCTTGGATGAGACGACTGTAAAAGACCTGCTTTCCGAGAAAAGACAAATTATTCGGAAAACAGGTATTTTGGAATACGTCGACTCAAGGGTAAGTCTTGAGGATGTTGGGGGACTGGCAACTCTTAAAAAATGGCTCCATTTGCGCAGTCAGTGTTTTGGGCAGGCTGCTCAGGAATTTGGTGTCGGAACCCCGAAGGGTTTGCTCTTAACTGGAGTCCCAGGTTGCGGTAAGTCTCTAACGGCGAAATGCGTTGCGTCGTCGTGGAATATGCCCTTATTGCGTCTGGATATGGGGAAAATCTTCCAGGGAGTGGTTGGCTCTTCAGAGTCCAATATTCGTTCCGCTCTACGTACTGCCGAAGCTATTTCGCCCTGCATCCTATGGATCGATGAAATTGAAAAAGGACTTTCCGGCTCCTCCGGGGGGGCATCTGATGGTGGCACGGCTACACGCGTGTTCGGCACGCTGTTGACTTGGATGCAGGAAAAAACAGCCCCGGTCTTTGTATTCGCTACCGCTAACAACATCAACAGCTTGCCACCGGAATTGTTGAGGAAGGGGCGATTTGACGAGATATTTTTCGTCGATTTCCCGTCGACAGTAGAAAGAAAGAAGATTCTTGAAATACATCTGAAGAAATCGAAACGCGACCCGGCAAAATTTGATCTGGATCGATTGTCCGCGCTAGGGGGCGAGTCAAATTTTGGCCAAGACATCGTGCTATCTGGTGCCGAAATCGAAGCTTGGGTTGGCGACTCGCTGATTGAAGCGTTTTCACGGCGGATGAATGGCTCTGATGATGCAAGCGACCTGACCATGGATGATTTTGAAACGACGATTTCGCGTTTGGTACCCATGAGCAAAATGCGTAAAGACGAGTTCACCAAACTTCGTGATTGGGCTAATCAGAATGCAATTAGCGCTTCGGCCATGGTTGCGGGACAGAACGCTACGGAAACGCCAATCGGCGGCAGGCAAATTGATTTTTGA